GAAGCGCTGGCGCCCTGGCGAGATGCGCTGGCGCTGGTGTGTAGCTGGGCTGCTACATGCCGAGCAGCACTTCCGGTGCGTAGATGGCTACCGGCACATCCCCGCATTGCTGAGTGCACTGGAACGGTCCGCGTCACCGAAAGAAATTGACGCAACAGAGAGAGTTGCCTAAAGTGATGTGGGAGCCGCTAGGAATTTCAACTAACCGAGGGACATGCTCAACCACCCCACCACAAGACGTAGTAGAAAGTTATCCACCGAGTTATCCACATTCTATCCCCACTGTTAACCACACTCGGTTATCAACACGACTACCACCAGCTGTATCCACATACTTATCCACACCACCACTAGTATGCCTTGACATTGAAAGCTCAACTGGCATTCTGGGTTGATGGCCGACAGTACTTCCGCTTCAGTCAGCAGGCAGACCCCCGGGCCGCTCCGGGACCAGCCCCCTGCATGACCTCATGAGGGTCCGCCCTGGTCCGGCAATGTGCCCTTATGCTTCGGGAAAGCGATTCTTCGTGCTTGTCGCCCTGGTGGCCATGGTCATCCTGGCGATGACCAGTGTGGCGATATGCGCGGTGCTTTCCGGGAAGGACGGCGTCATCACCGGGGCCTGCTGCGGCGCCATGTCGGCCGCCGTGTGCGGCGTGGAGTGAAAGCGGGTGGACGAGCCCCGGCTGACAGCGTCCATGCGCATCGCGCTGGCCGACCTCAAACTCGCGAAGCTGCACGTCGCCTGTCCCGGCGTCAAACGCAACCGACTGGCGACCGACGTCGAGGTCATCCCGCTGGCCCAACTCGTCGACGCCCCATAGCCACCCGGCCCGGGCCAAGCCAGCGCGCCGGCTCAAGCACAAGCGCAAGCGCAAGTCGTCCATCGTTGATCGTCGCGTTCGGAGTTCCTCGCTCAGCGTTCCTCACTCATCGTTCTCCTCGTTCCTCCGTCTTCAGTGCCCACCTCCCGCCATTCTGCATCTTGCTCTTTGCATACTGCAATTCGACTTCGTCCCGTCCCCATCTTTGCCTTTTGGCTTCTGACTTGTGCTCCGTCACGTTGTCCCTGGCCCTACTCACACCCATCTCCCACTTTCCTACTTCTCACTCCTCGTTCATCGCTTTTCCCCGTCCTTTCCCGCACTAGACCCCCTGATCACTTGCTTCTGTCTCGTCCTCGCGGTATTCGATCTCGGCTCTGGCTTCGGCCCGAGAACCGTAACAGGAACATACCACCAAGACACCAAGGCACAAAGGGTGCCGGACGAAAGACGGTGAGCGAAGAAAGGTGAACGAGAAAGGGGCGGGTTCTGGGTCGAACGTCGGATTCAGGGCGACACCAGATTCTTGCTTTCAGTTTCCCAACGGCTATTGTGGAAGGGTGACAATCCGCAGCCGGAGACGGCATGGACCGACGTCAGTATCGACCCGAAGTGAGGCGGGCCGGCTGTGTTTGTAGCCGAGGTGCTGGGCTTGAGCCTGGGCTCGCTTGCCTTGTCTTGGGTCGGCGCATACGTCGTGACGAGGCGGGCGGGGAGAGGAGCGCCGATGGACGTTCCCGTCGCCCGGAGTTCCCATGCGCGACCGACGGTCACCGGCGGCGGTATCGGGCTGGCGCTGGCGCTCTGCCTGTCTCTGTTGCTGATTTCCGTGTTCCGCCATGGCCACCCGCAGGGAGAGATCGGCCTGTTCAGTGTCGCCACGGTTGTCGTCGCTGCCGTCGGCCTGTGGGATGTCTACCGTGACCCGCCCGGGCACTGGCGGCTGTTCCTGGAGTTGGGCGCTGCCGGGATGGTCATGGGTGCCGGGATGGGAATCTACCAGTTCCAGATGCCCTGGGGTCCTAGCTTCGCGCTCTGGTGGGCGGCAGTCCCGCTGACCCTGCTCTGGATGACCGGTGTGACTAACCTCTATAATTTCATCGATGGCGTGGACGGGCTGGCGTCCATTCTCGGCATCGTCTATGCGTCGGGAATCGCCGTGGCCGCGTTCACCACCGGGCACCCGGACGAGGTGCTCGTCGCCCTGGTGGTCGCCGCGGCGTGCCTGGGGTTCCTCTGGTTCAACTTCCCGCCGGCCCGGGTGTTCATGGGCGACGTGGGCAGCCTGACGCTCGGGTTCGTCTTTTCGGTCCTGGCGATGCGGCTTTCCGCCTCGTCGCTGCGGCCGGTTCCCCTGGTCTTCTTCCTGATTCTCTACAGCAGCTTCCTGTTCGACACCAGCTACACCATACTGCGTCGCGCCTTCCGAGGCGAGGAGTTCTGGCTGGCCCACCGTACCCATCTCTACGAACGGCTCAATCGCATCGGCTGGAGTCATCTGCACGTGACCCTGCTCTACCTGGGGCTGGGCCTGGTTTCTCTGCTGCTGGCGCTCGGCTACCTGCGTGCCGGCCCCGCGGTTAGAACCGCACTGGTTGGCCTCCAACTGCTCATCTGCGCCGGGCAGTTGGTGTTTGTGAAGGCCGTCGAGGGGAGCGAGTACGTGCTGATCCACCGGCGACCGAAGCCGACACTGAAGCAGCAATGATGCCGCGATCTATGTTGAACCACGAAGGCAAGCAGGCACGAATCGGACGGGTTGAACCAATGATGGACACAGATACCCGGGCCGATGTTCCCGCGAGGGCCATCCGGGCTAAGCGGTGTTTTTCCGTGGCTACTCGGTTACTGAGAGCAGAAATGCGGGGGCAGAAGCCATAGTGCCGGCACTATGAAGCGGATCTTTCTTTCGCCGCCCCACATGTCGGGCCGGGAGCAGGAGTTCGTCCGGGAGGCGTTTGAAACCAACTGGGTGGCACCGCTGGGACCGCACGTCGACGCCTTTGAGCGGGAGTTCGCCGCGACCATCTCAGGAGGAACGCCGAACGCCACATGCCAGACGCCAGACGATGAACGCGGAGCGATGAGTTCCGAACTCAGCACTCAGTCTCGGAAAGCGCGAAGCGATGAACGCGGAGCGATGAGTTCCGAACTCAGCACTCATGACCCAGCGTTCAGCCCTGGACCGCTTTACGCTACCGCGCTGTCGTCCGGTACTGCGGCGCTGCACCTCGCGCTCCGCCTCCTGGCGCAGGATGAAAAGACGGAGGAGGGAAGACGGGAGCCGGGCGTCGGGGGAAGAAGAACGAAGAACGATGGACGATCCAATGAGGTGATATGTTCGACGTTCACCTTCGCCGCCAGTGCCAACGCCATTACCTATGAGGGTCTTACCCCCGTGTTCATCGATTCGGATGCGACGAGCTGGAACATGGACCCGGACCTGTTGCGCGAGGAGCTGGCTGACTGCGCGCAGCGGGGAAAGCTGCCGCGGGCGGTGATTGCGGTTGACCTGTACGGCCAGTGCGCCAACTACGACCCGATTGTCCGGGCGTGCGATGAGTTCGGGGTTCCGTTGATAGAGGACGCGGCCGAGGCGCTGGGAGCAGTCTACTGGGGGACCGGGGAGAGTCCGGAATTCAGAATCCAGAGTTCAGAATCGAGAAGTGAAGAGGCGGAAGGCAGAATTGCGGACTCGGAGTCTCACCCCAAAGACACCAAGACACAAAGGGCCCAGGACGAAGAACGAAGGACTAAGAACGCGCGGCAGGCCGGCAGCTTCGGAAGGTGCGCGGCCTTTTCCTTCAACGGGAACAAGATCATCACCACGGGCGGCGGGGGGATGCTGGTGTCGCACGAGAAGGCGATCACCGAGAAGGCCCGGTTCCTGGCCACGCAGGCGAGAGACCCCGGCCCGCACTATCAGCACTCCGAGATAGGATTCAACTACCGGCTGAGCAACGTGCTGGCCGCCATTGGCCGGGGACAGCTTGCTCTCCTGTCAGAGCGCGTCGCTGCCCGCCGGGGGAACTTCGAGTTCTACCAGCAGGCTCTCGGTGACCTGCCCGGCATCGAGTTCATGCCCGAGGCGCCGTTCGGCAGATGCACGCGCTGGCTCACCTGCCTGACCATCGACCCGAAGGCAGGCGGCGCGACCACTCATGACGTGCGTCTGGCGCTGGCGAAGGAGAGCATCGAGGCGCGGCCGCTCTGGAAGCCGATGCACCTGCAGCCGGTTTTCGCGGGCTGCCGAGCCCGCGGCGGCGGCGTCTCGGAACGGCTTTTCGAGTCCGGACTCTGCCTGCCCAGCGGGTCGTCGCTGACCAGGGAAGACCTCGAGCGCATCTGCACGGTCGTCAGGCGCGTGCTGCTGAGAACCAGCGGTAAGTAGCCGGTAGGCAGCGCGCGGGCCGCGCAAGTCAAAGGTCAGAAGGCAGGAGCCAAGACAACCAAAGCTGATGCGAACCTGACGAACCCCAAGGCCGGGGCGGCGGACGACACGTGCGCAGGTTCCTGCCGGCGTACGTCGAGGCGTGCTTCGCGGGACGCGGCGAAAGTCCCGTCGTGCGCTCGGAGCGGAGGCGGGCGGGATTCACCCGCCCGCCTTGTCTGTTTCGGACCGCGGCTCGGCCGTTCTACAAAGGGTCTCCGGCTATGAAGGCCGCCACTACCCGTTCGTACTCGCCATAGCTCATCTTCTGCGGCAGGCAACGGCGGCGTGCTGGCCGGGTGCCGCCGACCAGGCGCTAGGTCGGGGATGCGCTGCCGCGCCGCGCGCGGACGGCGTCGAGCCGTGCCTTTGCCTCGGGTGCGTTCTTTTGGAACCCGGCAAGAGTCGCGCAGGCGTAGTCGGCGCAGTCGGCACAGGAGGCCAGCCCGCGGCCTCGGGCGCACTTGCGGATCTCGCACATCGCATCGCAGTAGTAGAGGTGCGCGCCCTCGCCGGCGCAGCCGGTGCAGTTGATCTCTTCGGGTTTGAAGTCGTGGCCGAACGACCTGGACCATTCGACAGCGGTCTTCGCGCGCAGGGCCGAGTCGTTGGTCCGTGTCGCGATTAGAGCCGGGCAGGCATTGCAGTCTATGCCGCAGTAACTTAGCATCTCGGGCATGTACCTCCTTTGTCGGCTACATGGTAGCCGTTCTCTGCCCCGTGTCAAGTGGGCGGGAACGCCGGTGAACCGGGCAGGGCGAGCAGGCCAGATTGCGAGAAGTGAAACCGTGTAGGAGCGGTGAGCTGCCGGCTTGCTGAGCGGCTGGTGGTGCTGGACCACGAACCGCGGCGCCGCGGCGATGTAGCCGCCACAATCCGGTTTTCGCCCGTTTCGTGTCGATGCCCGAGCGGAAGAAGATCCCGGGGCGGCAGTGACGCCGCCCCGGTATTCTGCAGCAGTTCTGACCGGACTAGCGCTGAACCACCAGTTTCCGGGTGGACGTGAAAGCACCGGCTTCGAGTCTGACCAGGTACACACCGGTTCCGACCTTGCGACCGCGCAAGTCGCTGCCGTCCCAGGCCAGGGAGTAGCGAGCAGGGAGGAGGGAGAATTTGCAGAGAGTGGCCACGAGTGCGCCGGAGGAGGAGTAGATGCTGAGGCTGAGGCGGCACGGGTGCGGCAGGACGAAACCGATGCGCGCGCGGCCACCGGTCGGGTTGGGCACGACCTGGTCGAGACCGAATGCCGCCGGCGGGCTCTTTCTTTCCTCGATTCCCGGGAGAGAAATGACGATGACTGAGTCCGCGGCGAGGTCGTTAGCCGGCCGGCTGTCGCCCGCCAGTTCGGTGGTGCACCTCACCGCGAAGGTGCCGGTCGATCTCGCGACCCAGTCGGTGAAGTCCAGCGTTTCTTCATCCCCGGCGTTGAGCGTGGTGGTGACGGTGTCGGTGTAGCCGGAACCGATGGTAA
This DNA window, taken from candidate division WOR-3 bacterium, encodes the following:
- a CDS encoding DUF3795 domain-containing protein, whose amino-acid sequence is MPEMLSYCGIDCNACPALIATRTNDSALRAKTAVEWSRSFGHDFKPEEINCTGCAGEGAHLYYCDAMCEIRKCARGRGLASCADCADYACATLAGFQKNAPEAKARLDAVRARRGSASPT
- a CDS encoding glycosyl transferase is translated as MFVAEVLGLSLGSLALSWVGAYVVTRRAGRGAPMDVPVARSSHARPTVTGGGIGLALALCLSLLLISVFRHGHPQGEIGLFSVATVVVAAVGLWDVYRDPPGHWRLFLELGAAGMVMGAGMGIYQFQMPWGPSFALWWAAVPLTLLWMTGVTNLYNFIDGVDGLASILGIVYASGIAVAAFTTGHPDEVLVALVVAAACLGFLWFNFPPARVFMGDVGSLTLGFVFSVLAMRLSASSLRPVPLVFFLILYSSFLFDTSYTILRRAFRGEEFWLAHRTHLYERLNRIGWSHLHVTLLYLGLGLVSLLLALGYLRAGPAVRTALVGLQLLICAGQLVFVKAVEGSEYVLIHRRPKPTLKQQ